The following are encoded together in the Phenylobacterium sp. NIBR 498073 genome:
- a CDS encoding Lrp/AsnC family transcriptional regulator, translating into MKDTHQLDEIDRKLLRALQADASQSHAVLAEQVGASPASCWRRIKALEAAGVLREAVRLVDAERVGRGVNVMCQLRMKSHATAQRQEFEAFLRTRPEIMECHSMSGEWDYLMRVVVADVAGYERFLMGVVLNHPNVATAASHFALSQVKYTTAMPV; encoded by the coding sequence ATGAAAGATACGCATCAACTGGACGAGATTGACCGGAAGTTGCTTCGAGCCCTGCAAGCCGACGCCTCGCAGAGTCATGCGGTGCTGGCCGAACAGGTGGGCGCCTCGCCGGCCTCGTGCTGGCGGCGGATCAAGGCGCTGGAGGCGGCCGGCGTGCTGCGCGAGGCGGTGCGGCTGGTCGACGCCGAGCGGGTCGGGCGCGGCGTCAACGTCATGTGCCAACTGCGGATGAAGTCGCACGCCACCGCCCAGCGCCAGGAGTTCGAGGCCTTCCTGCGCACCCGGCCGGAGATTATGGAGTGCCATTCGATGTCCGGAGAGTGGGACTATCTGATGCGCGTAGTGGTGGCCGACGTGGCCGGCTACGAGCGGTTCCTGATGGGCGTGGTGCTGAACCACCCGAACGTGGCGACCGCCGCCTCTCACTTCGCGCTGAGCCAGGTGAAGTACACCACCGCCATGCCCGTCTGA
- a CDS encoding alpha/beta fold hydrolase, protein MKSLLLTIALLAPASTGAAQTPPPQAVVADPTPDKDFPAYLQQTRYRTAGVDVPARWFTAAGKGPHPSVLLLHGFPGTELNLDLARSIQRAGWNVMAIHYRGAWGAPGQFSFGNTIEDARAALTWLRHPSNADKVDASRLIVLGHSMGGFDTVMLGDEPVAGFIVISAADLGGMAATLDTPTGMAEAIMALTDDARFTNAAPTALADEVLANAQAWDWRTNAAEMAGRPALIISSDDGNEPADQAVADAIEAAGGPKPARVRFPTDHSYNDHRIALQAAVVGWLQATFR, encoded by the coding sequence ATGAAGAGCCTGCTGCTGACGATCGCGCTGCTGGCGCCGGCCTCGACCGGCGCGGCGCAGACACCGCCGCCACAAGCCGTGGTCGCCGATCCCACGCCCGACAAGGATTTCCCGGCGTATCTGCAGCAGACCCGGTATCGTACCGCCGGGGTCGACGTGCCTGCCCGCTGGTTCACCGCGGCCGGCAAGGGGCCGCATCCAAGCGTCCTGCTGCTGCACGGATTTCCGGGGACGGAGCTGAACCTAGACCTGGCGCGGTCGATCCAGCGCGCAGGCTGGAACGTCATGGCGATCCACTATCGCGGGGCCTGGGGCGCGCCCGGCCAGTTCAGTTTCGGCAATACAATCGAGGACGCCCGCGCCGCGCTGACCTGGCTGCGCCACCCGTCCAACGCCGACAAGGTCGACGCAAGCCGCCTGATCGTGCTGGGCCATAGCATGGGCGGCTTCGACACCGTGATGCTGGGCGACGAGCCGGTGGCGGGCTTTATCGTCATCTCGGCCGCCGATCTCGGCGGCATGGCTGCGACCCTGGACACGCCGACCGGCATGGCCGAGGCGATCATGGCGCTGACCGACGACGCGCGTTTCACCAACGCCGCCCCGACAGCCCTGGCTGACGAAGTGCTCGCCAACGCCCAGGCCTGGGACTGGCGGACCAACGCCGCCGAGATGGCTGGGCGGCCAGCGCTGATCATTAGCTCGGACGACGGGAACGAGCCGGCCGACCAGGCCGTCGCCGACGCCATCGAGGCGGCCGGCGGCCCCAAGCCTGCGCGCGTCCGCTTTCCGACGGACCACAGCTACAACGACCATCGCATCGCCTTGCAGGCGGCGGTGGTCGGCTGGCTGCAAGCGACCTTTCGATAA
- a CDS encoding metalloregulator ArsR/SmtB family transcription factor produces MPQAQDLIFRTLADPTRRAIFERLCRDGEQTVGALTAQAGVSQPAVSKHLAALKLAGLVRDRPEGRQTHYRAQIGALAPLVDWTREMNRFWESRFDELEDLLRRMDQ; encoded by the coding sequence ATGCCACAAGCCCAGGACCTGATCTTTCGCACCCTCGCCGATCCGACCCGCCGGGCGATCTTCGAACGGCTGTGTCGTGACGGCGAACAGACGGTCGGCGCCCTGACAGCGCAGGCCGGCGTTTCGCAGCCGGCGGTCTCCAAGCACCTGGCGGCGCTGAAGCTGGCCGGGCTGGTGCGTGACCGGCCCGAGGGCCGCCAGACCCACTACCGCGCCCAGATCGGGGCTCTGGCCCCACTGGTTGATTGGACCCGAGAGATGAACCGCTTCTGGGAAAGCCGGTTTGATGAACTCGAAGATCTGCTCAGGAGGATGGACCAGTGA
- a CDS encoding SRPBCC domain-containing protein, with translation MSATATQTRTVVVEREIPFAPEKIWRALTQPHLIAEWLMKNDFQPVVGHGFSLSAEWGAVNCEVLAVEPPTSLTYTWAGMGLESVVTWTLTPTSTGTRLRMEQAGFGPENEMAFRGASAGWPRYFGALEDVLARLD, from the coding sequence GTGAGCGCCACCGCGACCCAAACCCGTACCGTCGTCGTCGAACGGGAGATCCCCTTCGCCCCCGAGAAGATTTGGCGGGCCCTGACCCAGCCGCACCTGATCGCCGAGTGGCTGATGAAGAACGATTTCCAGCCGGTGGTGGGCCACGGCTTCAGCCTAAGCGCCGAATGGGGCGCGGTGAATTGCGAGGTCCTGGCGGTCGAGCCGCCAACGTCGCTGACCTACACCTGGGCCGGCATGGGGCTCGAGAGCGTCGTCACCTGGACGCTGACGCCGACCTCGACCGGCACGCGACTGCGCATGGAGCAGGCCGGCTTCGGACCGGAAAATGAAATGGCGTTCCGCGGCGCGAGCGCCGGTTGGCCGCGCTACTTCGGAGCGCTGGAAGACGTTCTGGCCCGGCTCGACTGA
- a CDS encoding DUF1801 domain-containing protein: MTSPKLLAGGNPQIAKGDGDGPVQAYIAAMPGWKSQLGRKLDALVMATVPTARKGVRWNSPFYGSEAGGWFVSFHVLTKYVKVTFFDGLSLVPIPPGGTPKSGQGRWIDIYEGDELDEAQMTDWIRQAAALSGWAP; this comes from the coding sequence ATGACCTCGCCTAAGCTGTTGGCTGGCGGAAACCCGCAGATCGCCAAGGGCGACGGCGATGGGCCGGTCCAGGCCTATATCGCCGCCATGCCCGGATGGAAGAGCCAGCTCGGCCGGAAGCTGGACGCGTTGGTGATGGCGACCGTGCCGACCGCGCGGAAGGGCGTGCGGTGGAACTCGCCGTTCTATGGATCGGAGGCCGGCGGCTGGTTCGTCTCGTTCCATGTGCTGACCAAGTACGTGAAGGTCACGTTCTTCGACGGCCTCTCGCTGGTTCCGATCCCGCCGGGCGGCACGCCCAAGAGCGGCCAGGGGCGTTGGATCGACATCTATGAAGGCGATGAACTGGACGAGGCGCAGATGACGGACTGGATCCGGCAGGCGGCGGCCCTGTCCGGCTGGGCGCCCTAG
- a CDS encoding methyltransferase: MDDARAVTPEGIMQLGWGFWGSKALLSAVELGVFTQLGGGPKSLEELTRSLKLHPRSARDFFDTLVALGVLNRDAAGAYANTAETALYLDRAKPSYVGGILEMANKRLYRFWDGLTEALQTGLPQNEAKNGGEDLFSVIYSDPEILESFLRGMTGVSLPAAHAMAALFPWNEVKSFVDVGCAQGGATVAIAQAHPHLTGTGFDLPVVQPVFDAYVKENGLQDRVSFAAGDFFADPMPTADVIIMGHILHDWDLAQKRGLLAKAYAALPAGGRLIVYDAIIDDARRQNAFGLLMSLNMLIETHGGFDYTGADCIGWMREAGFRDAKVQPLVGPDSMVIGTK; the protein is encoded by the coding sequence ATGGACGATGCGCGCGCGGTGACCCCCGAAGGGATCATGCAACTTGGCTGGGGCTTCTGGGGCTCCAAGGCGCTGCTGAGCGCCGTCGAATTGGGCGTGTTCACGCAGCTGGGCGGCGGTCCCAAATCGCTGGAGGAATTGACCAGGAGCCTGAAGCTGCACCCGCGCTCTGCGCGAGATTTCTTCGACACGCTGGTGGCGCTCGGCGTGTTGAACCGGGATGCGGCCGGCGCCTACGCCAATACGGCGGAGACCGCGCTGTACCTGGATCGGGCCAAGCCCAGCTATGTCGGCGGCATCCTGGAAATGGCCAACAAGCGGCTCTACCGGTTCTGGGACGGGCTGACCGAGGCGCTGCAGACCGGCCTGCCGCAGAACGAGGCCAAGAACGGCGGCGAAGACCTGTTCTCGGTCATCTATTCCGACCCGGAGATCCTGGAGAGCTTCCTGCGCGGGATGACCGGGGTCAGCCTGCCGGCGGCGCACGCGATGGCGGCGCTGTTTCCGTGGAACGAGGTCAAGTCGTTCGTCGATGTCGGCTGCGCCCAAGGCGGTGCGACGGTGGCGATCGCCCAGGCGCATCCGCACCTGACGGGCACCGGTTTCGACCTTCCGGTCGTGCAGCCCGTGTTCGACGCATATGTGAAGGAAAACGGCCTGCAGGACCGCGTGAGCTTCGCCGCCGGGGACTTCTTCGCCGATCCCATGCCTACGGCCGACGTGATCATCATGGGCCACATCCTGCACGACTGGGACCTGGCCCAGAAGCGCGGGTTGCTGGCCAAGGCCTACGCCGCCTTGCCGGCCGGGGGGCGGCTGATCGTCTACGACGCGATCATCGACGACGCGCGACGGCAGAACGCCTTCGGCCTGCTGATGAGCTTGAACATGCTGATCGAGACCCATGGCGGCTTCGACTACACCGGCGCCGACTGCATCGGCTGGATGAGAGAGGCCGGATTCCGCGACGCCAAGGTGCAGCCGCTGGTCGGCCCGGACTCGATGGTGATCGGAACGAAGTAG
- a CDS encoding GFA family protein, which translates to MVGEFMREGGCRCGQVRFKISAPPLITMACHCTGCQKMTASAFSLSVLTRSAGFEVTQGEPVLGGLHGATRHFFCPHCKSWMFTRPDDAPHVVNVRTTLLDDPSGLEPFMETMTAEKLPWAVTPAVESFEGFPPPEAYAPMMAAFAAGRAG; encoded by the coding sequence ATGGTGGGCGAGTTCATGCGCGAAGGCGGCTGCCGCTGCGGCCAGGTGCGGTTCAAGATATCCGCCCCGCCGCTGATCACCATGGCCTGTCACTGCACCGGCTGTCAGAAGATGACCGCCAGCGCCTTCTCGCTGAGCGTCCTGACACGCAGCGCCGGGTTCGAGGTGACGCAGGGCGAGCCGGTTCTTGGCGGCTTGCACGGCGCGACGCGGCACTTCTTCTGTCCACACTGCAAGAGCTGGATGTTCACGCGGCCCGACGACGCGCCGCATGTCGTCAACGTCCGCACGACCTTGCTGGATGACCCCAGCGGCCTTGAGCCGTTCATGGAGACCATGACCGCCGAGAAACTGCCCTGGGCGGTCACCCCGGCGGTTGAGAGCTTCGAGGGTTTCCCGCCGCCCGAGGCCTACGCGCCGATGATGGCGGCGTTTGCCGCCGGCCGCGCGGGCTAG
- a CDS encoding heme-binding beta-barrel domain-containing protein, with protein MNPFPDDIFTEPEDVDPDGLANLGPLRRLAGTWEGRKGLDVNPKADGPEQREYVERIVMRPIDPQANGPQLFYGLRYHVRIIAAGEETTFHDQVGYWLYEPATGLILQSLAIPRGQTALAGGAATKTGIVVKATRGDTQHGISSTAFLEHAFRTDSYQLEITFHDDGSWSYVSDTMLAVRGQEGLFQHRDRNTLTRVAEPMENPLMRRESGLDL; from the coding sequence GTGAACCCGTTCCCCGACGACATCTTCACCGAGCCGGAGGACGTGGACCCGGACGGCCTGGCGAACCTGGGCCCTCTGCGGCGACTGGCTGGAACCTGGGAGGGCCGCAAGGGGCTCGACGTGAATCCCAAGGCCGATGGTCCCGAGCAGCGCGAATACGTCGAGCGGATCGTCATGCGGCCGATCGATCCGCAGGCCAACGGACCGCAGCTGTTCTACGGTCTGCGCTATCACGTCCGCATCATCGCCGCGGGCGAAGAGACGACGTTCCACGACCAAGTCGGCTACTGGCTTTACGAGCCCGCGACCGGCCTGATCCTGCAGTCGCTGGCGATCCCGCGCGGCCAGACCGCGCTGGCGGGCGGCGCGGCCACCAAGACCGGCATCGTCGTCAAGGCGACCCGCGGCGACACCCAACACGGCATCAGCTCGACGGCGTTCCTGGAGCATGCGTTCCGGACGGACAGCTATCAGCTGGAGATCACCTTCCACGACGATGGGAGCTGGAGCTACGTCTCCGACACCATGCTGGCGGTGCGCGGCCAGGAGGGTCTGTTCCAGCATCGCGACCGCAACACGCTGACCAGGGTCGCCGAGCCAATGGAAAATCCGCTGATGCGGCGCGAGAGCGGCCTGGATCTCTGA
- a CDS encoding deoxyribodipyrimidine photo-lyase, producing MTTLLWFRSDLRLSDNPALAAALAHGGPIVPLYILDDEDAGRWRSGGASRWWLHHSLQALAADLAKRGSHLILRRGPAERELDRVAGEVGARTVVWNRRYEPWAVSRDERLKVALKGRGITARSFNAGLLCEPWEVVNGKGEPYRVFTPFWRALRSGLALPAPSEAPRHIAAPQVWPAGEALGDWDLTPSRPDWAGGLRETWTPGESGAQERLAAFAGRISLAYGEARNLPGREGTSRLSPHLHFGEIGPRQVWRALTAAAFAETGDLTPSGVEVFLSEIAWREFSHHLLFHAPALPEQPLRPEFAAFPWIQDSKGLEAWRRGLTGYPIVDAGMRQLWATGWMHNRVRMIVASFLIKDLLIDWREGQDWFWDTLVDADLANNAASWQWVAGSGADAAPYFRVFNPVTQGQKFDPNGAYVRRWIPELAALPDKLLHAPWTARPLELADAGVRLGVTYPAPIVDHASARERALAAYALTRA from the coding sequence GTGACGACCCTCCTTTGGTTCCGCAGCGACCTGCGCCTGAGCGACAATCCCGCCCTTGCCGCGGCGCTTGCGCATGGCGGCCCGATCGTGCCGCTGTACATCCTTGATGATGAGGACGCCGGTCGTTGGCGGTCCGGCGGGGCTTCGCGGTGGTGGTTGCACCACTCGCTGCAGGCGCTGGCCGCCGATCTGGCGAAGCGTGGCTCTCACCTGATTCTGCGACGTGGCCCGGCCGAACGCGAGCTTGATCGCGTCGCGGGCGAAGTCGGCGCCCGGACGGTGGTTTGGAACCGCCGCTATGAGCCCTGGGCCGTCTCGCGCGACGAGCGCCTCAAGGTCGCCCTCAAGGGACGCGGGATCACTGCGCGCAGCTTCAACGCCGGCCTGCTGTGCGAGCCGTGGGAGGTGGTGAACGGCAAGGGCGAGCCCTATCGCGTGTTCACGCCGTTCTGGCGGGCGCTGCGCTCCGGCCTCGCCCTTCCGGCGCCGAGCGAGGCTCCTCGGCATATCGCGGCGCCGCAGGTCTGGCCTGCCGGCGAGGCGCTCGGCGACTGGGACCTTACGCCGTCGCGCCCCGACTGGGCGGGCGGCCTGCGCGAGACTTGGACGCCGGGCGAATCCGGCGCGCAGGAACGGCTCGCCGCCTTCGCCGGCCGCATCAGCCTGGCCTATGGCGAGGCTCGCAACCTGCCTGGACGGGAAGGGACTTCGCGCTTGTCGCCGCATCTGCACTTCGGCGAGATCGGCCCGCGCCAGGTTTGGCGCGCCCTGACCGCCGCAGCGTTTGCCGAGACCGGCGATCTGACGCCATCTGGGGTCGAGGTCTTTCTATCCGAGATCGCCTGGCGCGAGTTCTCTCACCACCTGCTCTTTCACGCTCCGGCCCTGCCGGAACAACCGTTGCGGCCGGAGTTCGCGGCCTTTCCGTGGATCCAGGATTCCAAGGGACTGGAGGCCTGGCGCCGCGGCCTGACCGGCTACCCGATTGTCGACGCCGGCATGCGCCAGCTTTGGGCTACTGGCTGGATGCACAACCGAGTGCGGATGATCGTCGCCTCGTTCCTGATCAAGGATCTGCTGATCGACTGGCGTGAGGGGCAAGACTGGTTCTGGGACACCCTGGTCGACGCCGACCTCGCCAACAACGCGGCCAGTTGGCAGTGGGTGGCTGGGTCCGGGGCCGACGCCGCGCCGTACTTCCGGGTCTTCAATCCGGTGACCCAGGGACAGAAGTTTGATCCCAACGGCGCCTATGTCCGTCGCTGGATTCCGGAACTTGCGGCTCTGCCGGATAAGCTGCTGCACGCACCCTGGACAGCCCGGCCGCTGGAATTGGCCGACGCCGGCGTGCGGCTCGGCGTGACCTATCCGGCGCCGATCGTCGATCACGCAAGCGCGCGCGAGCGAGCCCTTGCGGCCTATGCCCTGACGCGCGCCTAG
- the hutC gene encoding histidine utilization repressor: MNKPAPVAEAEAPAALHQRIRTDIEAKILSGELGPGDRIPFEHELTEQYGCSRMTVSKAISALAEAGLIERRRRAGSFVARPRVHSAVLDIPDLRAEIEGRGQVYRFELITCVQRAADGPDEAELAGGRTLLVLRGVHFADARPFSLEDRLISLRAAPEAARVDFAEISPGAWLLEHIPWTEAENRISALAVDAEAARLLAVPPRTACLAVERRTWRAGVGVTRVRQLFPGEGYDLVARFGPSRS; this comes from the coding sequence GTGAACAAGCCCGCTCCCGTCGCCGAGGCTGAAGCCCCGGCCGCCCTGCATCAGCGGATCCGTACCGACATCGAGGCCAAGATTCTCTCGGGTGAATTGGGCCCCGGCGACCGGATACCCTTCGAGCACGAGCTCACAGAACAGTACGGCTGTTCGCGCATGACGGTGAGCAAGGCGATTTCGGCCCTGGCCGAGGCTGGATTGATAGAGCGCCGCCGGCGAGCCGGATCCTTCGTCGCCCGGCCGCGCGTGCACTCCGCCGTGCTCGATATCCCGGACCTGCGCGCCGAGATCGAAGGGCGCGGCCAAGTCTATCGCTTCGAGCTGATCACCTGCGTCCAGCGCGCCGCCGACGGTCCCGACGAAGCCGAGTTGGCGGGCGGACGCACGCTGCTCGTCTTGCGAGGGGTTCACTTCGCTGACGCCCGGCCGTTTTCGCTTGAGGATCGACTGATCAGCCTGCGCGCGGCGCCCGAAGCGGCCCGGGTAGACTTTGCGGAGATTTCGCCCGGGGCCTGGCTTCTAGAGCATATTCCGTGGACCGAGGCCGAGAACCGCATCTCCGCCCTGGCGGTCGACGCCGAGGCCGCGCGGCTTCTGGCCGTGCCGCCGCGGACGGCCTGCCTGGCGGTCGAGCGCCGCACGTGGCGGGCCGGGGTCGGGGTGACGCGGGTGCGGCAGCTGTTTCCTGGGGAGGGCTACGATCTCGTCGCCCGCTTCGGGCCCTCGCGCAGCTAG
- a CDS encoding formimidoylglutamate deiminase: MADHSQTIWFESALLEAGWARNVRLTVSDGVIARVEADVARAAGEDAYGSALPGLPNLHSHAFQRGMAGLAEARGPSADSFWTWREVMYRFTERLRPGDLQAIAAQAYVEMLESGFTRVGEFHYLHHDQGGERFTNPAEMAVAIAAAAADTGIGLTLLPVFYAHAGFGGAPPTAGQARFINDLDSFARLLDESRAAVAPLPGAVVGLAPHSLRAVTPEELAALVGLAGDLPMHIHIAEQIKEIDDCLAWSGARPVEWLLANAPVGANWCLVHATHMTPAETEALARSRAVAGLCPITEANLGDGLFPAVEYADAGGRFGIGSDSNVMIDAAEELRLLEYGQRLARRTRNVLAREAGRSSGADLHRAAAAGGAQALGLPAAVLAEGAPADFVSLDPAHPALIARAGDAIFDSLVFAGRRDMVDGVWRAGAKLVTNGRHHRRAEIAARYRQALEYVLA; encoded by the coding sequence GTGGCTGATCACTCTCAAACGATCTGGTTCGAAAGCGCGTTGCTTGAGGCCGGTTGGGCGCGGAATGTCCGCTTGACCGTGAGCGACGGGGTGATCGCCCGCGTCGAGGCGGACGTCGCGCGGGCCGCGGGCGAGGATGCGTATGGTTCGGCCCTGCCAGGTCTGCCGAACCTGCATAGTCACGCGTTTCAGCGCGGCATGGCGGGCCTGGCGGAGGCGCGCGGCCCCTCGGCGGACAGTTTCTGGACCTGGCGCGAGGTCATGTATCGGTTCACTGAGCGCCTGCGGCCCGGCGACCTGCAGGCTATCGCGGCGCAGGCCTATGTCGAGATGCTGGAGAGCGGCTTTACGCGGGTCGGAGAATTTCACTACCTCCACCACGATCAGGGCGGGGAGCGGTTCACCAACCCCGCCGAGATGGCGGTCGCGATCGCCGCGGCCGCGGCCGATACGGGGATCGGACTGACGCTGTTGCCGGTGTTCTATGCGCACGCAGGATTTGGCGGGGCGCCGCCGACTGCCGGGCAGGCCCGGTTCATCAACGATCTGGACAGCTTCGCTCGCTTGCTGGACGAGAGCCGCGCCGCGGTCGCGCCGTTGCCCGGTGCGGTGGTCGGTCTGGCGCCGCATAGCCTGCGCGCCGTGACGCCAGAGGAACTTGCGGCGCTGGTCGGTTTGGCCGGCGACCTGCCGATGCACATCCACATCGCCGAGCAGATCAAGGAGATCGACGACTGCTTGGCTTGGTCGGGGGCGCGGCCGGTCGAGTGGCTGCTCGCAAACGCCCCGGTAGGCGCCAATTGGTGCCTGGTTCACGCTACGCACATGACGCCGGCGGAGACCGAGGCGCTGGCGCGCAGCCGAGCTGTCGCCGGTCTCTGTCCCATCACCGAAGCCAACCTCGGCGATGGTCTCTTTCCGGCCGTCGAGTATGCGGACGCCGGCGGGCGCTTCGGGATCGGGTCCGACTCCAATGTCATGATCGACGCGGCCGAAGAACTGCGGCTTCTGGAGTACGGCCAGCGGCTGGCGCGGCGGACGCGCAACGTGCTCGCCCGCGAGGCCGGACGTTCCTCGGGCGCCGACCTCCATCGAGCCGCCGCCGCAGGTGGCGCGCAGGCGCTGGGGCTCCCCGCCGCCGTGCTCGCGGAGGGGGCGCCTGCCGATTTTGTCAGTCTCGACCCGGCTCATCCGGCGCTGATCGCCCGCGCGGGCGATGCGATCTTCGACAGCCTCGTCTTCGCCGGCCGCCGGGATATGGTCGACGGCGTCTGGCGGGCCGGCGCGAAGCTGGTCACTAATGGCCGACATCATCGGCGTGCGGAGATCGCCGCGCGCTATCGTCAGGCCCTGGAGTATGTGCTCGCGTGA
- the hutI gene encoding imidazolonepropionase: MRCDRLWTNARLATLAPEHPGIGEIEGGVIAAQDGRILFAGAAAQAPAFAPDETVDCEGRWITPGLIDPHTHLVFGGDRAQEFEMRLAGASYEEIARAGGGIVSTMRATRAADEDALVAAALPRLDALIAEGATTVEIKSGYGLSLEHEIKCLRAARRLATKRPARIVTTFLGAHALPPEWAGDSDGYIDEVCGRMLPAIAAEGLADAVDAFCEGIGFTPAQTRRVFEAAQAHGLPVKLHAEQLSNQHGTALAASFRALSADHLEHLDMDGVAAMARAGVVATLLPGAFYFVRETRLPPIDALRDAGVPIALATDCNPGTSPLTSLLLTMNMAATLFRLTVDECLAGVTREAARALGLAGETGTLEAGKACDLAIWDIERPAELVYRMGFNPLHARVWSGK; the protein is encoded by the coding sequence ATGCGATGCGACCGGCTCTGGACCAACGCCCGGCTGGCGACTTTGGCGCCCGAGCATCCGGGAATCGGTGAGATCGAAGGCGGCGTCATCGCCGCGCAAGACGGCCGTATCCTGTTCGCTGGCGCAGCCGCACAGGCCCCCGCTTTCGCTCCGGACGAAACCGTCGACTGCGAAGGCCGCTGGATCACGCCAGGGCTGATCGATCCGCACACGCACCTCGTCTTCGGCGGCGACCGCGCGCAGGAATTCGAAATGCGGCTTGCCGGCGCCTCGTACGAGGAGATTGCGCGGGCCGGCGGCGGGATCGTGTCGACCATGCGTGCGACCCGCGCGGCCGACGAAGACGCCCTGGTGGCGGCCGCGTTGCCGCGGCTCGACGCGCTGATCGCCGAAGGCGCGACCACAGTCGAGATCAAGTCCGGCTACGGCCTCTCGCTGGAACACGAAATCAAGTGCCTGCGGGCGGCCCGGCGCCTGGCCACGAAACGCCCGGCGCGCATCGTCACCACCTTCCTCGGCGCGCACGCCCTGCCCCCCGAATGGGCCGGCGATTCTGACGGCTACATCGACGAGGTCTGCGGGCGCATGCTCCCCGCCATCGCAGCGGAAGGGCTGGCCGATGCGGTGGACGCGTTCTGTGAAGGCATTGGATTTACGCCCGCCCAGACCCGCCGCGTCTTTGAAGCAGCGCAGGCGCATGGCCTGCCGGTGAAGCTGCACGCCGAGCAACTTTCCAACCAGCATGGGACCGCTCTGGCGGCGAGCTTCCGCGCCCTGTCGGCCGATCATCTGGAGCATCTCGACATGGACGGCGTCGCCGCCATGGCCCGCGCCGGCGTCGTAGCGACGCTGCTCCCTGGCGCATTCTACTTCGTCCGCGAGACGCGCTTGCCGCCGATCGACGCCCTCCGCGACGCCGGCGTGCCGATCGCCCTGGCGACGGACTGCAATCCTGGCACCTCGCCGCTGACCTCGCTGCTGCTGACCATGAACATGGCGGCTACGCTGTTTCGCCTCACGGTCGATGAGTGCCTGGCGGGCGTGACCCGCGAAGCCGCCCGCGCCCTGGGGTTGGCCGGCGAAACCGGAACACTGGAGGCCGGCAAGGCCTGCGATCTCGCCATCTGGGACATCGAGCGCCCAGCCGAACTTGTCTATCGCATGGGGTTCAACCCGCTCCATGCGCGCGTGTGGAGCGGAAAATGA